TACAGTACATGAAGAGAGTGTCTGGATCCTCCATCTCTAtttcagtgtgactgacagtcTCATGGGTGTGCGGTAGACAGCCTCGTCGTCTTGTCTCCCTGCATGGGAAGAATGTCTGTGATCCAGTATTGGAACAGTGAAGCGACTGCAGCCGTTTCCTCTGAAACAGacaagacaaagagagaaacatttcacttacagtcaaagtcactgaaaataatgatatattttcagcaaaaagaaatcaaaatatCCTGCCACTCTGCGCAAAAACTTTCAATCTATTTCCCCTGTCTCCCGCAGAGACTGaatttctctctctcgttcttgaacattttgaattgaatttcaTCTGTGCAGAACAAAAAAAGGGGATGTTATAAAGGAGGGAGCCATCAGGTCAGTGTCATTCTGGAGAGAAACTCCAGGGTGCGGTAAAATCTATTTAAAGGAAATGTGCCTCCGAGCTGCTCCTGCAGTCAACTGACTGCCCCTGCAAAGGTAGAGAGGAGTGAGGAGATCTCCTGTGAACTCACTTGAAGGACTTTCAAAGAACACCCGTTTTTTTAGAAGCACAtaactttaattaaaatgcaCAATGTTGATTTAATAAGGTGGTGGTCGTTAATCccacaaaaatacatttaaatcctGTTGCATctcaaatgaatcacaactaAACCTTTACAGGCCGTGATGCTTTGTCACTCTGACACAATCTCCTTACAAagctgcatttaaaaaacagtgaATTAAAGCACGACTCATGCAGTGTGAGGCAGTGGGGGGCAGCTGTGGATTAGTGCAGGGGAAGGATAGGAACAGTTAAGGCTGCCTGTGTTGTGGGGTTTCTGCTCGCGAGGCGGCAAACTGCGCCGCGTCGTCTTGGCGACGGGGACAGACGGAGACACTAGCGCGGCAACTGTCTGTGAGCACCGTTATTAAAGCAGCCTGAATCCCCTTACTAGTCtgctacacacacgcacatacacatgaCAGCAGCCAAGTCCCAGCTGATCCCATTATACAGTTCAAGTTCAAACTTGTTAGTGAACTCATGGTGGAGATCACCGGGCATAAACCCAGGTTTGATATTGCAAATCAAGGGCAGGTATATACAGGTACATGCTAAAGAAGGCAAGTAAGGGCAGGTGTGTTCGGGTGAACAGTGAACAACAAAGTCAGGTTAGAGAGGATGAAAGGCaagcacagacagactgaggcaAGTATTAACCTGCAGGGGCAGGTCACCAAGCTGCCTGGGGCAGTTCCATGCAGGAGGTGCAACGTCATGGTATTATCAGCAGACGattacatggacacaaataatTAGAATAAAAGACAGATTGGAATAAGCTAATCCAGAAACTCTGATACGATCAGCCCATTCATTCTCATTGGGGTTCTCATTGGTTTGGGTTATCATGTGTTTCCCctaaataaatagaaattatTTCCACTTTTAATATTTCTGGAAATGGATagaaacatggcaaaaaaaaaacttggtcTGAAGCCGACACAGTTTTCTTATTGGAGAGTTTAAAAGAACTCGGGATTGTGAAGCAGTTCATTAAATGTGCTTGGATTGATGCAAACGTCCTCCTGCCCTCTCCCTCCATTtatcaaacacagcagcagcacggtCGAGGCCCTTAGCGTCATTACAGAGAGCAGAAGAAACAAATGTTTGGTTAGGAAAACACGATGTTGGTCCCTTTTcttaaaactaaaacaattaacaaacaaacaaacaaaatggtgCACAGTTACGTCCACATCAACAGGGACGTTTGCTCTTTCTAATCCAAATCAGATTTAAGAAAATGTGCACAGTAGCTGCTGTGCCATAACAAACCATTTAAACTCAGAGAAAGAACACATTGAAATTCTGGAAGTTTTCACTTATCTATGCACTCACCTGCAGACATACACGAGGAGTCAGGGAGCTCCTTCAGTGCCTTTCCCAGTTTGTCCACCTCCTTCTGTTGAACACAGGCCTTGAGATTATAGAGCTGCATCAGGGCAGTGTTAGGTTTACAGCCACTGGATATGCGGCTCAGGAGGTTTTCCACTGTGCCGGGCAGGAGAGGAAGCTTGTCTACGTGCGGTTGGGCTGTtggtgcacaaaacagaaatgatatcatatctcatgtctcttctctttttcttttaatgaggAACACTTTTTGTCATGTGGGTTTTccctggaaaaaaacacaacttattTTGTGCCGTcaacaatatttaaatatttataaccCACTTTTGTGCAAAAATCAAACTTTTTACATTAATTCAATGAGGTACTTTTTGGCACAGGGTTTGAAACACAGAGCAAATAACAATCCATAAAGGTAAACAGACTCCGCCCATTACTTACAATCTGACACATAGGTCTCCAGTGTTGTCCTAAGGAAGTCCGACACCTCAGcagctctcttctcctcctcctcctcctctccagctTTCTCGTATGTAAACACGAGGGCAGCAGCTCGGGGCATCACACCCATGGAGATCAGCTTCTCTTTGTGCCGTTTCTTCTTCAGCTTCCTCTTCTTGTTCCTGCTCACGTGTTCTCCTCCCTCCACCACAGCTTCAGTCGGATTCTGACCTGCACCGGACTCGCTCCCTCCAGCTGCACCATCTTGCCCCGATGGTTTTCTTTTCCATCTTCTCCCGTTTCTTTTCAGCTCTTCATCTTGCTTTAGTTCTTCATTGACAACATGCACGCTCTCGTCTGAGGACAAGAAGATGAGATTTTGATTTGTGTCCATTTTGAGTCCTCAAATGCAACTCTACACTTGGAGAGGCCTGAATCagactgcaaaaaaataataatagaagcTACTTATATTCACACTGGTAAAAGAACAGATTTGCCTGGAGCACCTGCTGTCAAACCATTCAGGGATTTGACTTCCACAAGTGTCTTACAATGAAGGCTGAGAGGCTGCAGCAGGTTTCCCCCTGTGAGTCACTGCAACAGCTGATTCCACTAAACAGAGAGTCTGTCTTTTTCACTGACATTCTGTTCAACTCATGGGGTCCACTATAGATTTACAGTTGTCTTCTATATGTTGGCTTTATACGTAATTAAACCTGAGTCAAGCAGCCACTAATATGAGTACGATAGAGTCAGTAAACTGTGAGTTTATGTGGATcaagttgacaaaaaaaacatctaatgtGGTGGATTTTCACTGCGCTAACACTAACTGTGCACAAACTCATTCCTCATACACTAAGGAAATCATCATTACTGTTAAGTAACTGAGAACAGGCCTCTATCTTCAAACTTATGTGGGAACGAGTATACGTTCAATGTGAGCCAACGCAGAAACTGGGCTCCTGCTGGTTGAGCAGCTTGCCTTGTGCTTCGTCACATAATTTCTCCTTAACAACTCGAAGAGTCATTGCGAGGTCAGACAAACCAGCCTCCGTCAAATTCTTTGCCCCCCTGATTGTTCGAGCAGCCGAACAAGTGACGATGCACTAACCACAAAAGGAGAAACATCCTTtacagcagcgtgtgtgtgtgtgtctatgagcatcaattcaattttaaaatgCGAAAGAGAACCCGAACCTTGCTGTCAAAGAGATTATTGTGTGGCAGGCATTTATGCCGCCATCTGGGCACCTCAGCCCATCACAGGCTGTTTTTTGAGCGCAACAGCCCATTGTTAGTGTGGCACAGTGAATGTCTGAAgagaatgagacaaaaataagcAATGATGAATATAATGGTCTCTTTAgatgtttgacaaaaaaaaacaaccgcaACCAAGCAGGAGTAAAACAGAAGCAAAGAAAGAGATTTATTTCTAGAAATATTCCTTCAATAAAAGCACAGGggcttgtttttatgtgaaCCACTTTGAGTTACAATTTATGTACTATACAAATACCACTTTTGCATTTTAGTGAAGTACAGAGGTGTAAACACAGCACGGAAATACAACTAGTAAATCCATATTACAGTAGAGGCTGTTGTAGTATATATTAACACAATAATCATTACTGTGTTTCTCTGACTTTATATACAtgattttttattatcaaggaACCTTTATGAAGCCAAACTCAATACGACCTTCAACAGGACTCTGGATCGCAAGATCGATCAAGGCTCACGGCCCCTAaatcataaatgtgttaaattaagGATTGTTCAGCTGCTGAGAGCAAACAATCAAACTCATCATGTATTCTCATGGTTAACTTTAGACGCTGCACTGTCTGAGGCAACAAATCTCTTTTATGCCACTGAGGTGAAGTAGTCGCCTGTCAGGTGGACAAAGGTCTACATTACAGAAGGTAAGAGACATGTGTAATGAGCCAGGGTTTTTATTACACCCTCACAAGTGAGTCGGTTTGTGAATATAAACGGCCTACGAATGATGCATATCACCTGCCAAGTGTGCGACTTTGCCTCTGTATCAAACTGACAACCGACTTGACTCATCACAGGTCAAAAACATTTCAGCTTGGCATCAACAGCAGCTCACATTTCATCCTTAAAAATAGTTGCATCAATGGGGGCCAAGTATCTACTTGCGAGGCTGTATGTGTCAAACAGCACATTTAATAGTGttcaaagtgaaaaatataaTCACCCGGGCTCAAACACCATCTGCACTGCTCTCAAACTCTCCTCACTTGAGGAACACAATTGATTATTGCTGCCCGTTTCCCTTAACTGGAGTGACAGCAACGATCACAAAGAGTGACTTAACAACAGAGAGCCAACCGGGAGTAAACCCATGTCGTAAATCTCTCCTGGCTTTATGGTGCATAGCACAACGCCATGAATATGAGATTATGGTTGTCTTACCAGCTGGATTTCTGGCAGTATTTATACTTTCTAGTTGAGGGATTGGAACAAGTTTCCCCAAATGTTTCTTGTAGTCTTCGGGAGGAGGTAAGACCGTGTATATCCGTGGACTGGGAACGGCTGCACCTTGTGTCTGTCCTGTGGAAATGGCCGATAAAGAAAGGTGGTATAAATAACAGTATAAAGTGAAAGGTGAAGGAAAAATGAAAGCTGACAGGTTCAGAACTCACCTGTCGTAGTGTCACATTGAAAGGCTTTTTTTCTAACATGCGTTTTCTTGGCTAAAGCCTCTACGATCCGAGGAGGGCTGGGTTTCTTCTCCAATGTGGGAGCTGCCGGATACAGCTTCTGCAGGACTTTTGACTTGaatactgtgacacacaaaaaacaactaaatttTTGGACTGACATGGTAAGGCAGCTTAGTATAAGGGACCTGTGATCTTAAACTTAATAGTAGAACTTGTGTGTAGCCATTTATGTACattcacattttatattttaaagatcCAGAGTGTAACATTTTATATGAAATCATCTTAATTTAGCAGaaacggaaaaaaaaatatacaaaccgccactgtatgaaatgttttttttattattattaccccAAAATCAgcctttttatatatttatatcaggagccaggtCAGCTCTACAGTCATTTTGGATCACCATATTTTCAGTAGCCCATAGGGGACAGACTAAACAACTAACGACCACATAGACCACGTCAGCAATAAATGCTGATACATTTTACAAACTGTAGCTTCAAATGGAGATATGCACACAAAACGTGTGAACCACAGTCTTCATAATAATATCTGTTGAACCCAAATATTTCAAAATCTTTATCAACTGGGAAAGTTGTGTGGTGGGTCCCTAGCTTAAAATGcagtaggtgcccttttaatgttcgcccctgcccttccaaatgtctgtgcacgccactgatTCCACGCACGTAACGGGGCACGGACTTAAATCAATCAAAAGGTGGCTCACACACCTGCTGTTGTTTACTTTTGAATAACGCGAGACTATATAACTACCGAGGACAACTGCGTTAGCTCGGTATTATCGAACACGAACAGCAGCACAACCAGAGCACTATATGTGGCTTAAGTTGTAAAAAATGACATTGTTCACCTTCTTTCCTGGGTGTCATAACGACATGTCTTGAAACTTCCTGTGGCGAATACGAACGTTAATGTAGGATACGGATACGCTCCAACAGCATGCTAGTCTGGTCAGCCTGctagttagcatgctaacttgTAAAAGTAGTTCCTGTCAAACCGGATAGGTGGCGTCGTTGCGAACAAAGGTAGTCCCAAGTCGTGCAACTCTTGGCGCTCCGAAAGAGCGGAAACctaattaaaaagtaaattaaacCCAAAATACAGCAATGTCTGAACATATCCAGCAGCGGTCTCCACCAGCTCCTACACACACTGGAAGTGACAGCGAGGGTAACCATCCTGACGCCGATaccctttcaaaataatgcGAATTTAATCTTGCTTTTGTTGCGTCGAACACTACGTGTTCTTATATCACTAATTAATGATACTATTTTAATCAGTCACATCCATTCTTCAAATCGGCAGTGTTATTTAACTGTAATATCCAGAATATAACAGATTTTTACACCGCTTTTTCATAGTGCATCTGATGAAAACGACCGAGAGGGGTTATCTACTCCTCTCACTCGAACATGATCTCGAGGATCTTTAGAGGAGCAAACTTACACAAGTGAAATccagtttatttttaatgacagtATAAATAAGTGTTGATGACTGTGATGCATCTGGCTAGAGCTCCCCATGCGCATGGATGCGGTAACTGCAGCGGTTCTGGGCGTGCGCACACCCAGCCAGCTGTAGGATGGGGTTGAGGCGAGAGGAGAATATCAAACAGGCACCTCATGGCTCAGCATCATCACCGGGCTGAGTTAGGATTTGCGCACCCTCCAAACTTGGCTTGGGACCTCAGCATGTGAACGGGCTGTGCAGGAGGAAGGATCCACCTATAATGTCAGCTCTGAAGAAGGTAAAGACCCCCTTTGTTTTATTAGTGCATGTATGACATGAGCATCCTTCAGACACTGTGTTTGATCACCTCACAGTAAATGAAAAGATATATGCAGTAGTGGGGAAAATAAGAGTGTGTTTTTAAGCAATTTggctgcaggttttttttagttgtgCACTTTACTAAGACTTTtggagtgttgttgttttttaaagggtagaataatcatcataataatagtaacaatattttttttactaataatCAAACTATGTTAAGTACCTAAAATCACATTTGCTAAGTGATGCTTTGCATGACTTTGGTAAGTGATGCCAATACACAAATgaccatgtgttttttttgcattactgCATGCACATGAATTATATTAACCACCCTCTGCTTTGATTGTTGGATGTCATTCCTGCACTTCAATTTATTCATGCAGACGAGACTTGGGTGAGGAGCATTTCTGGCAGAGAAAAGCTTTCATAGCTCAGGGTTAACTCCTGGAGAGTACTGGTGTGTCAGGTTTGAGCTCCCCAAGACTCCCCCTGTTATATACACTGTCATGTAATACTGCATGTACCATGTTGACTGTAGTCTATGTGGGTGGATGGATTTcactgactgtgtcagacagagcgGAGGCTCAGTGCTGGCAGCCTTGAATGAGAGTGAAGCTCCCCACAGCTGGACAAAAGATGGCATTGGATGAGTTGTAGTTTTTGTCAGAATAAGTAAATCTCAGATCTGTGTATTACATAATATCTTGCAGTAGGAAAAAAGCATTGTTCTCACAAGAAGTGAGTGTGTAAATGAATCAAGCCTCCTTTTCGTTGTCAAGGATATTGCCAAATTGAAACGgttcacagactgtaaaaatcaAAAAGCTTGTCATCTCCATCAGTTACACGCGGACATATCGTGTTGTTTGAGATCCATTGCGCTTGCAACACATTGATGTCTTAGCTCCAGTATACATTCCATTGATTGAACACCACAGGAAAAAAGGCAAGTTGTATAGAATGCCTGCTTCAGCACTGCTGCTGAACCCCACAGCAAATGCACAGggatcagcacacacacacacaatgagtgaCAAAGTGCTGGCTGCCAGTACTCACATCATCAGACATCATAATCACAGTGatgctaaaaataaaactatattcaTTGCAGTGCTTAAGCTCAGTGGAGTTATTGCTGCTCACCATTGTGGATAaaggtattttttttgcatttgtacCCTGCTCAATTATACAAAGAGTTCTTATTTTTAGACAACAGTGGTCAGCCCTCCTTTCTTTATTGACATCTATGTTAAAGAGTAAACATCTTGTGAATCGCACAGCAGGCCACACATGGAAACAGTGTTTTCTGCCATAGTAGCAACTATGATTCATTTCAAGGAACTCGTAATGGGTGCCACATTTATTCATTATGCAGATAGCTCGCAGAGACATATAGAAAAGCAGTAGTGATAGCAGTTAGGGGTAAATGTAGTGCCTATAAATCACTTAGGAtatgtgtgtatctttgtgaacACTAAGGCTGCCCAATAAACTGCAATATCCAAATAGAAAGATGTGGCGATTATTTGATGAAGATGAAACGTGTGACAACATAGCACGTTATAATGAAATTCTGGCTGTGGCACAGAAATTAAAAGGCCCAAAAATTGAAATGTCGCTCTTCAGATGTGATAGAGTGTTGACATATTTGTATATTATTTCTTCCGCGAGAATGACAGTTAATACGCAGCAGTGTCATACCAATCACGAATATCACAATGTCTGTCATAAGAGGCATAACCTGTGAGTGGGCAGGTGGCAGGTGATGAATGCACGTCCTCGTGTGGCTGAAAATTAATTACTTGTCACTTATAGCAGcttttggggggggggcgcCCGCCACCTTTTAACCTCATCCACGTCACTACCACTATTTAGAACAGGCAACTAATTTGACTTTCAGTCATCGTTGTGTGACCGTGGAATGGTTATTTTAAGATACCACTTGCACGTGACGAATAAGGAATAATTTCCTCGCAGACGGGCAGGTAAATTACTCACAttcacaagcaaacacacacacacacatacagtatacagtgaGTGCTAACGCCCAAGCATATGGAGTCATCAATGGGCAGCTTGTGTTGACTTTGTGTGCTTGACAGTGACATGATAAAGCTCTCATAATCTGTTTGAAGATGCATAGTGAACTTGAAGCGCCCCATGTATGCGTGCGCTGATGTCATTTTGATGCAGGGGGGGGTGAGGAGCAGCACTGAATGTAGATGAGTCTGACTAAAAGTAAATGTTGAAACATTCAGCAGGGTCTCTTTTTTATGAcagatgtgtttctgtgttctttcattctttgtcttggcttctttttttttagtctctATTCATTCCCTGATGAATGCACCTCCCCACCTCTGTACTAGTTTGGCTTCTGGAGATGGATGTTCAGGGAATAAAAGGGATGGGACAGAACTTTATGAATCCAATAATTTATGTGAGCCAATGTTGTGTATATACAGTTCTACAGTGTATGGGTATGTGTAGTAACCTATGCTATACACTATTCATTTAAACATCATTGTGCTGCGGTGGCCACAGATCTTCCAGGCACATGGGTGTCATTGCTCTCTCCCAGTGTTACTGTGCAATAGCTGTCTCTAGCTTTAGGTCAGATATGAGTCATTACAGGGTCCATCAGCAATTTACTACTGTCTGTGACCTTTCCTGTCCCCTGTGCTCCCACAGACATAAATACCGACTGTTTGATCCCAGTTTATAATGTCATAATTTATGacgtttttgttcttttccatCTTTCAACAGCAGGCCTTTGAAAGTTTGCACAGCAGAGAAACATCTGCTTGTGGTGTGACTCTTTGCAGCTGTAAGTCTTTGGATGGAAATATGAATGTGTCCCGCTTGTTGAGTTAAGAGGTCCAGTATTTAGGATGTTCATAATGCCACCACCCGAACACCAGGGCTGAATGATTGGGGACATTTGCACTGTAACTGCAATTTGACTTTCTATATAAATTTTTCAAGTCAAGTTTCACTTAAATATTTGCAGAATGACCATTTCATACTACTCCATTGCAAGGATAAGAGCCTAAGGAGAGGAGCTTTTCCCAAATTGTATGTATTATTAATTTTAATAGAACATAGAACAATCAAAAATGGAGAAAGATCCAATTGCAATTGGCTAATTGCATTGTTAAAAATTCCGCCCTTCTAAATGCCCACTTCCCTCATGGCCTGAAGGTAACAACAAAAGAGGAATAGATCTTTCGGTCACCTGCCAGTGTTTGGTCAGTCTGCTTTGTCTGCTCTCAAAACCCCCAATTTTAGGTGATTACACACGTTATTTTTGCTTATAAAAATCCATCCACAAGTTGCTTCCCTGTCCGAGAGAAAGGTAACCACTCAAGCATGTCTGTCACTTTCAGTCACCTCCACTGCCTCTGACagacctttgtttttcttctccgctggtcgagacatttttgagaggcaTAGTGAGGCTATTATTGTCTATTATTGCCTCAATCTTATGACACGCTATGGTCATTTAATGTCTTACATTTTATACCTTTTAACATTGTCAAAGTATGAAATTTGCTACGTAAAGTATCAACCGCACCGCCCCGTACAATGCCGTACAAAGTGTGCATGAGATTTCTCTTATAGCGTCCCAGCACCATAACATTTGTTGAAACACATAGCTCTTTTGTGACAGagcttttaattaaaatagtGCACACTAATGAAAGAGCACCATCATGACAGCAGAATATTTGATTGGCTGCAGGTGTAAGAGGTTTGATTAagcttcaaaaaaaagaaaaatcactcaGTGCTTCCATCGTGTTAATGTGCTGAAGCTGTTTAACATAAACGGCAGTTGTTCTGATTTGACCGTTCAAGGACTCGGTAAATACTTCCAAATGTGCAGTGTGAGTCACAAATCCCTGCATGCAGTATACGCTACTGATGCCGTGATTACACTGCACCAGCAAGTCAAGACTGTGGGAGCTCAGTGGGGGAAATATTAAGTGTTAGAAAAGTGCCCTCTTCTCTGCAGTTGCAAGGGCATTTAAGATATTGATAATGATATTTGAGGCAAGAGTGCAGGGAAAGCAGAAAAGTCTGCACACCAAAGAGAGACCTGAGATATTAGTGGGGgattaatatgtgtgtgtgtgtgtatatatatatatatatatatatatatacatatatatatacagatattttgtgttttgctgaCACTGCATCAGGGAGATGTTAGACAATGACTGAAGGTCAttcagtttgtgttgttgttcactTGAACTGCATCACATCAAAAGATGTTTTccaatatttttgtcttttttatgaCGACTGCTTCAGTGAGCGGTTCCAATATAAAAACCTTATCTTCTGTTTTATCAGCCAATTGGAGCAAACAGCGCTCTGGGCAGACAGGAAGAGCTCTGAAACGCACTGGAGTGACTCTAGTTTCCAGTCTGTCCTCCTCCAGATCTCCATTAGCTCACCAAGAGCTGCACTCCAGCCCTCAGCAGCAGGCACCCAGATACCCCATTACACACCTCCACTCTGAATAATTGCCTGGACCCAGAAAGTGATTAGTCAGCATCTTGCAAACAACAGTGGGACAAGAGTAGTTCTTGTTGTCCACTCTCTCAAACGTTGAGTCtcagtttgacctttttttttttttggagatatTGCAATGTGGTTGACATGGTTCCTGCATACAGCAACTATGATATCAACCAGGACTCATTTATATGGACTTTTTCATGCTGTAATTTGACTTTTATGGGTAGTTTCATTAGTCAGGCTCCGTCAAACAGCAGGCGAAACAATCCTCGGGAAAATGGACTTTTAGAATGGGTGGAATAATCACTGCTTTAATGAAGGAGAAATGTTACTCCATCAATTTAAATGCCGCACGATTAACCAAGTGTGATTGTTTATGTCACTTATACGCATTTGCATATGAAATGCATTATGCGcttagttgtttgtctcttccACAACTTCCACATGTTTGTCTGCCTTGAATTAGTAGCTTGTAAAAAAGAgccatgtgattttttttcgaGACAGATaacaaaaccagcaacaagaggaaaaaaaacatccattagccatgtttttccaatgattttCAATAATGAAACCCAGAAGCCTCTTGAATAACTTTTAAATAGATGCAGTGGTACATTTCCATGTGATACTTCTCAGCCTAGAAGCtgtgctatttttatttttatcattttaaccaTTTACAATGGGTTTGAATCTGATGCAGCAATAATGAATCTGTCCCATCTTTGAATGTCACATAAGATTTCCAAACAAATGGTATATCTGTAATACAGAAAAGAAATAGTAAATAATTCTTGAGTAGTCCATGacttttcata
This genomic interval from Solea solea chromosome 18, fSolSol10.1, whole genome shotgun sequence contains the following:
- the LOC131444774 gene encoding glutamate-rich protein 1; this translates as MTPRKEVFKSKVLQKLYPAAPTLEKKPSPPRIVEALAKKTHVRKKAFQCDTTTGQTQGAAVPSPRIYTVLPPPEDYKKHLGKLVPIPQLESINTARNPADESVHVVNEELKQDEELKRNGRRWKRKPSGQDGAAGGSESGAGQNPTEAVVEGGEHVSRNKKRKLKKKRHKEKLISMGVMPRAAALVFTYEKAGEEEEEEKRAAEVSDFLRTTLETYVSDSQPHVDKLPLLPGTVENLLSRISSGCKPNTALMQLYNLKACVQQKEVDKLGKALKELPDSSCMSAEETAAVASLFQYWITDILPMQGDKTTRLSTAHP